The proteins below are encoded in one region of Aequorivita iocasae:
- a CDS encoding SDR family oxidoreductase, with translation MKNKIAVVTGASGGIGSAIAKHLDNNGCKVALAARSVDILESLQKELKNPSLVVAMDVSSSESVAQGFDKILNEYNTIDILVNVAGVMPLTYLKNLHLEEWLQTIEVNVKGILRTVHGALPSMKDNKKGHIVNIASVDGKELYKGGAVYGASKAAIIALSRAMRMELSPEFNIKVTSIEPGTVDTDLRQDITDKELLEDKDYGGDEPKLDADAIARAVVYAVSEADEVNVNEILIKPTGKS, from the coding sequence ATGAAAAACAAAATAGCAGTAGTAACAGGCGCAAGTGGGGGAATAGGAAGCGCCATAGCCAAACATCTGGACAATAATGGATGCAAAGTGGCATTGGCCGCCCGCAGTGTTGATATTTTGGAATCTCTTCAAAAGGAATTAAAAAATCCGTCCTTAGTTGTTGCAATGGATGTGTCTAGCAGCGAAAGCGTAGCACAGGGTTTTGACAAGATTTTAAACGAATATAATACCATAGATATCCTGGTCAATGTAGCAGGGGTAATGCCGTTAACCTATCTTAAAAATCTTCATTTAGAGGAATGGCTGCAAACAATAGAGGTAAACGTAAAAGGAATTTTACGTACCGTACATGGAGCGCTTCCAAGTATGAAGGATAATAAAAAGGGGCATATTGTAAATATAGCCTCCGTAGATGGTAAGGAATTGTATAAAGGCGGGGCCGTTTACGGCGCTTCAAAGGCAGCGATAATAGCACTTTCCAGAGCCATGCGAATGGAGCTTTCGCCTGAATTCAACATTAAGGTAACATCTATTGAGCCTGGCACTGTTGATACCGATTTGCGCCAGGATATTACCGATAAGGAACTGTTGGAAGACAAGGATTACGGCGGTGATGAACCCAAACTGGATGCCGATGCGATTGCAAGGGCAGTGGTATATGCCGTATCCGAGGCAGATGAGGTTAATGTAAATGAAATCCTTATCAAGCCTACGGGCAAATCATAA
- a CDS encoding DUF3703 domain-containing protein, with protein MKLYTSLPKGLRPFYEIEIGKYRKEFKGGNLAAAWNHLERAHILGQRYPYAHTFVHWKMLQFGFKIKSPKEILGQIPRLVFGGVKSFVGKVPVGNPGGANVPPLKPFPIEKEVQEIFIKAGVSATNA; from the coding sequence ATGAAACTTTACACTTCACTTCCGAAAGGGTTACGACCTTTTTATGAAATAGAAATAGGTAAGTACCGTAAGGAATTTAAGGGTGGAAATCTGGCAGCCGCTTGGAACCACTTGGAAAGAGCCCATATACTCGGTCAGCGATATCCGTACGCCCACACTTTTGTACATTGGAAAATGTTGCAATTTGGGTTTAAAATAAAAAGTCCAAAGGAAATCTTAGGGCAAATACCCCGTTTGGTGTTTGGGGGCGTGAAGTCTTTTGTTGGGAAAGTTCCCGTTGGAAATCCCGGCGGAGCAAACGTGCCGCCACTGAAACCGTTTCCCATAGAGAAAGAGGTACAGGAAATATTTATAAAGGCTGGTGTAAGCGCTACAAATGCCTAA
- a CDS encoding class I SAM-dependent methyltransferase: MEQVYENNLWGGNEDEFYSGEGSHLTGIVNPYLAAVTSFLTSFKNPLTVCDLGCGDFNVGKELVQHTAKYIAIDIVPNLIARNIETFKAPNLEFLCLDIAVAALPSADCAIVRQVLQHLCNAEIQSIATKLAAYKYIILTEHIPEGGFIPNKDIISGQGNRLKVQSGVNLLMPPFNVKIKEEKQLSAVILNDGKGVIVTQLFKL; the protein is encoded by the coding sequence ATGGAGCAAGTTTATGAAAACAACCTTTGGGGCGGCAACGAAGATGAGTTTTATTCTGGCGAGGGTTCGCACCTTACAGGAATTGTAAATCCATACCTGGCCGCAGTAACTTCATTTTTAACTTCGTTTAAAAATCCGCTAACGGTGTGCGATTTAGGTTGTGGCGATTTTAATGTTGGGAAGGAATTGGTACAGCACACAGCGAAATATATTGCAATAGATATTGTACCCAATCTGATAGCACGGAATATAGAAACCTTTAAAGCCCCTAATTTAGAATTCCTTTGTCTGGACATTGCAGTGGCCGCTTTGCCATCTGCAGATTGCGCCATAGTACGGCAGGTACTCCAACATCTATGCAATGCTGAAATACAAAGTATCGCAACTAAGTTGGCTGCTTATAAATATATTATTCTAACGGAACACATTCCCGAAGGCGGTTTTATTCCCAACAAAGACATCATTTCCGGCCAGGGAAATAGACTAAAAGTACAAAGCGGCGTAAACCTATTAATGCCGCCCTTTAATGTAAAGATTAAGGAGGAAAAACAATTATCAGCAGTAATTTTGAATGATGGAAAAGGGGTTATCGTGACGCAGCTTTTTAAGTTGTAG
- a CDS encoding helix-turn-helix domain-containing protein: MIPWNIGTVIAFLLILLYSYLGYKGIFQSNILLPGFVVNESLKEGGNDKNVITSISSIGITEEEASDLKIRLYELLDVKKLYLNDSLSLTDLAEAMDISSRKLSEFLNKNLDINFYTLINDYRVAEVQERLKEEESKKYTLLGLAQDSGFQSKASFNRIFKNKTGMSPSQYRQMYSQ, from the coding sequence ATGATACCTTGGAATATTGGTACCGTAATTGCCTTTCTATTGATTTTGCTATATAGCTATTTGGGATATAAGGGAATTTTTCAATCCAATATTTTACTCCCAGGTTTCGTTGTAAACGAATCCCTAAAAGAAGGTGGGAATGATAAAAACGTCATTACTTCAATAAGTTCTATTGGAATTACAGAGGAGGAGGCAAGCGACTTAAAGATTCGTCTGTACGAATTATTGGACGTTAAAAAGCTTTATTTAAATGATAGTCTCAGTCTTACCGATTTGGCTGAAGCGATGGACATTAGCAGTAGAAAGCTTTCAGAGTTCCTAAATAAAAACCTCGACATAAATTTTTACACCTTAATCAATGACTACAGGGTTGCCGAAGTACAGGAGCGATTAAAAGAAGAAGAGAGCAAAAAATACACCTTGTTGGGCCTCGCACAAGATTCAGGTTTTCAATCAAAAGCCAGCTTTAATCGTATTTTTAAAAATAAAACCGGCATGTCACCCTCTCAATATAGGCAAATGTACAGCCAATAA